A window from Odocoileus virginianus isolate 20LAN1187 ecotype Illinois chromosome 24, Ovbor_1.2, whole genome shotgun sequence encodes these proteins:
- the STAC3 gene encoding SH3 and cysteine-rich domain-containing protein 3 isoform X2 yields the protein MTEKEVLESSSFPSETRKGGLQRLKQLFRKQSSGTKETELAPEPQANGEAVGAGGGPIYYIYEEEEQEQEEEQPPTPEPPQRVNDRPHKFRDHFFKKPKFCDVCARMIVLNNKFGLRCKNCKTNIHEHCQSYVEMQRCFGKIPPGFHRAYSSPLYSNQQYACVRDRSSANRNDPVFETLRTGVIMANKERKKGQADKKNSLAAMMEEEPESARPEEGKPQDGNPEGDKKAEKKTPDDKHKQPGFQQSHYFVALYRFKALEKDDLDFPPGEKITVIDDSNEEWWRGKIGEKVGFFPPNFIIRVRAGERVHRVTRSFVGNREIGQITLKKDQIVVQKGDEAGGYVKVYTGRKVGLFPTDFLEEI from the exons ATGACAGAAAAGGAGGTGCTGGAGTCCTCCTCTTTTCCATCAGAGACTCGGAAGGGTGGG CTGCAGCGGCTGAAACAGTTGTTCAGGAAGCAGTCTTCAGGGACGAAGGAGACGGAGCTCGCCCCAGAGCCCCAGGCCAACGGGGAGGCGGTGGGAGCTGGAGGCGGGCCCATCTACTACATCTacgaggaggaggagcaggagcaggaggaggagcagccGCCGACCCCGGAGCCGCCTCAGCGAGTCAACGACCGGCCTCACAAATTCAGAGACCATTTCTTCAAGAAGCCCAAGTTCTGTGACGTCTGCGCCCGGATGATCGTGC TCAACAACAAATTTGGGCTTCGCTGTAAGAACTGCAAAACCAACATCCACGAACACTGTCAGTCCTATGTGGAGATGCAGAGATGCTTCGGCAAGATC CCCCCGGGTTTCCACCGGGCCTATAGCTCTCCACTCTACAGCAACCAGCAGTACGCTTGTGTCAGAGACCGCT CTTCTGCCAATCGCAATGACCCTGTGTTTGAAACTCTTCGCACTGGGGTGATCATGGCGAACAAAGAACGGAAAAAGGGACAGGCAGATAAGAAAAAT TCCCTAGCGGCCATGATGGAAGAGGAGCCGGAGTCTGCCAGACCGGAGGAAGGCAAGCCCCAGGATG GAAACCCTGAGGGGGATAAGAAAGCGGAAAAGAAGACACCTGATGACAAA CACAAGCAGCCTGGCTTCCAGCAGTCTCATTACTTTGTGGCCCTCTATCGATTcaaagccctggagaaggacgaCCTGGATTTCCC GCCTGGAGAGAAGATCACAGTCATTGATGACTCCAATGAGGAGTGGTGGCGG GGGAAGATAGGGGAGAAGGTCGGATTCTTCCCTCCAAACTTCATCATTCGGGTCCGGGCTGGAGAGCGTGTGCACCGCGTAACAAGATCCTTCGTGGGGAACCGCGAGATAGGGCAGATCACACTGAAGAAGGACCAG ATTGTGGTGCAGAAAGGCGATGAAGCCGGCGGCTACGTCAAGGTCTACACCGGCCGCAAGGTGGGGCTGTTCCCCACCGACTTTCTGGAGGAGATTTAG
- the STAC3 gene encoding SH3 and cysteine-rich domain-containing protein 3 isoform X1, producing the protein MLASALPALEARQFFQHRLSPPQLQRLKQLFRKQSSGTKETELAPEPQANGEAVGAGGGPIYYIYEEEEQEQEEEQPPTPEPPQRVNDRPHKFRDHFFKKPKFCDVCARMIVLNNKFGLRCKNCKTNIHEHCQSYVEMQRCFGKIPPGFHRAYSSPLYSNQQYACVRDRSSANRNDPVFETLRTGVIMANKERKKGQADKKNSLAAMMEEEPESARPEEGKPQDGNPEGDKKAEKKTPDDKHKQPGFQQSHYFVALYRFKALEKDDLDFPPGEKITVIDDSNEEWWRGKIGEKVGFFPPNFIIRVRAGERVHRVTRSFVGNREIGQITLKKDQIVVQKGDEAGGYVKVYTGRKVGLFPTDFLEEI; encoded by the exons ATGCTAGCCTCAGCCTTACCTGCTCTAGAAGCTAGACAGTTCTTTCAACACCGGCTCTCCCCCCCTCAGCTGCAGCGGCTGAAACAGTTGTTCAGGAAGCAGTCTTCAGGGACGAAGGAGACGGAGCTCGCCCCAGAGCCCCAGGCCAACGGGGAGGCGGTGGGAGCTGGAGGCGGGCCCATCTACTACATCTacgaggaggaggagcaggagcaggaggaggagcagccGCCGACCCCGGAGCCGCCTCAGCGAGTCAACGACCGGCCTCACAAATTCAGAGACCATTTCTTCAAGAAGCCCAAGTTCTGTGACGTCTGCGCCCGGATGATCGTGC TCAACAACAAATTTGGGCTTCGCTGTAAGAACTGCAAAACCAACATCCACGAACACTGTCAGTCCTATGTGGAGATGCAGAGATGCTTCGGCAAGATC CCCCCGGGTTTCCACCGGGCCTATAGCTCTCCACTCTACAGCAACCAGCAGTACGCTTGTGTCAGAGACCGCT CTTCTGCCAATCGCAATGACCCTGTGTTTGAAACTCTTCGCACTGGGGTGATCATGGCGAACAAAGAACGGAAAAAGGGACAGGCAGATAAGAAAAAT TCCCTAGCGGCCATGATGGAAGAGGAGCCGGAGTCTGCCAGACCGGAGGAAGGCAAGCCCCAGGATG GAAACCCTGAGGGGGATAAGAAAGCGGAAAAGAAGACACCTGATGACAAA CACAAGCAGCCTGGCTTCCAGCAGTCTCATTACTTTGTGGCCCTCTATCGATTcaaagccctggagaaggacgaCCTGGATTTCCC GCCTGGAGAGAAGATCACAGTCATTGATGACTCCAATGAGGAGTGGTGGCGG GGGAAGATAGGGGAGAAGGTCGGATTCTTCCCTCCAAACTTCATCATTCGGGTCCGGGCTGGAGAGCGTGTGCACCGCGTAACAAGATCCTTCGTGGGGAACCGCGAGATAGGGCAGATCACACTGAAGAAGGACCAG ATTGTGGTGCAGAAAGGCGATGAAGCCGGCGGCTACGTCAAGGTCTACACCGGCCGCAAGGTGGGGCTGTTCCCCACCGACTTTCTGGAGGAGATTTAG
- the NDUFA4L2 gene encoding NADH dehydrogenase [ubiquinone] 1 alpha subcomplex subunit 4-like 2 produces the protein MAGTSLGARFYRQIKRHPGLIPMIGFIGLGMGSAALYLLRLALRSPDVCWDRKNNPEPWNRLSPNDQYKFLAVSTDYKKLKKDRPDF, from the exons ATGGCGGGAACCAGCCTCGGAGCCCGCTTCTACCGGCAGATCAAGAGACATCCCGGG CTCATCCCCATGATCGGTTTCATCGGCCTGGGCATGGGCAGCGCCGCGCTCTACTTGCTGCGACTCGCCCTGCGCAGCCCCGACGTCTG CTGGGATCGAAAGAACAACCCGGAGCCCTGGAACCGCCTGAGCCCCAACGACCAATACAAG TTCCTTGCAGTTTCCACTGACTACAAGAAGCTGAAGAAAGACAGGCCAGACTTCTAA